One genomic region from Xiphophorus couchianus chromosome 21, X_couchianus-1.0, whole genome shotgun sequence encodes:
- the rbm33a gene encoding RNA-binding protein 33, with protein MAADAQDFDFDEYDKPGAERSRRRRGEDALESDLEEDLLEEDWLSAKKNPSEMSDEELNDDLLQSDDDDLNMSGQHATYSMGASYNQQGNLREADYTDDVVNLGAEGCEEEEEFRQEEDAYAESYNQEDNTEMSENQIDYAGEPAEGDDGYQYEVLDIDINEPLDGEFQNEEFQRSNGNEAETTQEEDAEEGRGVEQQEEDATEELPVYETEEGGNKTLLEDETQEESDEEDEEGAESGRIRFKSERKDGAVVRLADSGSKKRHIPETLELSDKAKKDLMEFEVQERQKRQNRHGGRGRGAGMGGGGRGGRGRGGFSGFGMADFRGGQRRKMHDQMLPLMGNMSIQPSSRMPSPHQQHLQSHQHHPSRPRGPLPFQEHGRPIPQQALQPLLPSHLAHRSPPLRPQLEQPPPRMMSSLPPSFPQHHQQQPTQPKNIHINPHFRGPAQTSVQMPLMPPAQSQSRPAVGPQRFPGLGDFQQHMPGNFGPPQRLPHHMEPLRNQPPQGPQDREPLFIGECGESSRFPGQCMFDHPGPGSLMNSGSNLHHHQQQLPGQAHMGFGPPGAPFNQPGQGPLGLFQREPPRPNLPPHQGHQGMANLNQQGGPPNQPRPFMSPRQPFGQQGNMFPPPPVQFGMQVQRRGLMPSPPVSQLPHHDPLSPHPIHQQQQQHHHHRQEMPHQQHQQINLNEPRSMTHHGQNPFHQQQGHGGPRHMNPRSQNPPQRNMPNRQRMNTPISKQMQHRNSNLRELPVAPANTNMNSSSPAASINPVARTTPGTRPGQNTQPTYGGGRGRGQAAKTEPQAGEAGRVVTQQQETPNIPYSSIPQDPDEDEETRQYRLKIEEQKRLREEILKRKELRRQMQAGVRKKELLERLNAQTSTQNQDSTPTQTQPSLPNQQKQHPVPQQQQQQQQQQQEQNLQQLQAHQQQRPVPQRPQQSVNHTLTNPNQDSAMPPSIPALIPVPRPNVKSRLQMVKGSPQEQQTPGSGPEQQWKQPQQNQQQQQQQQQQQEPLLLQQRRNSSLQSANKPGAQVPQKNTPLSVRQGPAQTLGPKPGAKRTVMQRVKNSGVEAQQVPQKVRVVKLSGPSGKGPEATSSPAQQQGTWQAPPLNQSIQRKVTMMGQQQAGPGGTPQASRGGSGDAQQSRVVVSGRGRGRGTGPMGRGHPLPTRQSQRGAEKEHSTVCIEGLSTSTTEFQLKNLLMSIGPIEMFKMMPQQRKAIAKFSNPQHAASFQMSFHRHMIDLSHIDVSLTDG; from the exons ATGGCAGCCGACGCTCAGG ACTTTGACTTTGATGAGTATGACAAACCTGGTGCTGAGCGTTCCCGCAGAAGAAGGGGTGAAGATGCTCTGGAGAG TGATTTGGAAGAGGATTTGTTGGAGGAAGACTGGCTGTCTGCTAAAAAG aATCCTTCAGAAATGTCAGATGAAGAGCTAAATGATGACCTTCTTCAAAGTGACGATGACGACCTGAACATGAG tGGTCAACATGCTACATACAGCATGGGAGCTTCCTATAACCAGCAGGGCAACTTGCGGGAAGCAGACTACACAGATGATGTCGTGAATCTGGGTGCAGAGGGCTgcgaagaggaagaggagttcCGCCAAGAAGAAGATGCATATGCAGAATCCTACAACCAGGAGGACAACACAGAGATGTCTGAGAACCAAATTGATTATGCCGGAGAGCCAGCTGAGGGTGACGATGGCTACCAGTATGAAGTGCTAGACATCGACATCAACGAGCCATTAGACGGTGAATTTCAA AATGAGGAATTTCAAAGATCCAATGGCAATGAAGCAGAAACGACTCAGGAGGAAGATGCTGAAGAGGGGAGAGGAGTAGAGCAGCAAGAAGAAGACGCTACAGAGGAACTTCCAGTCTATGAGACAGAGGAG GGTGGGAATAAGACTCTTCTTGAGGATGAAACGCAGGAGGAgtctgatgaagaggatgaagaagGCGCAGAATCTGGCAGAATACGGTTTAAATCTGAGAGGAAGGATGGCGCTGTTGTGCGCCTCGCGGATTCTGGCAGTAAAAAAAGGCACATCCCTGAAACTCTAG AGCTTTCAGACAAGGCCAAGAAAGACTTGATGGAGTTTGAGGTGCAGGAACGGCAGAAGAGACAAAACCGTCACGGAGGCCGAGGCAGAGGAGCAGGAATGGGAGGAGGGGGGcgaggaggcagaggaagaggaggtttCTCTGGCTTTGGAATGGCAGATTTTAGAGGaggacaaagaagaaaaatgcatgACCAAATGCTGCCCCTGATGGGAAACATGAGCATACAG CCGTCCTCTCGAATGCCTTCCCCGCATCAGCAGCATCTGCAGTCCCATCAGCACCACCCTTCGCGTCCAAGAGGACCACTTCCCTTCCAGGAGCACGGACGCCCCATTCCCCAGCAGGCTCTTCAGCCGCTGCTCCCCTCTCACCTGGCTCATCGCTCCCCACCGCTACGACCCCAGCTGGAACAACCCCCACCTCGAATGATGAGTTCCCTGCCGCCTAGTTTCCCTCAGCATCACCAGCAACAGCCCACTCAACCCAAAAACATCCACATTAACCCCCACTTCAGAGGACCTGCACAGACCTCTGTACAAA TGCCCTTGATGCCTCCTGCTCAGAGCCAGTCCAGACCTGCTGTGGGTCCTCAGAGGTTTCCT GGCCTGGGAGACTTCCAGCAGCACATGCCGGGTAATTTTGGTCCACCCCAGCGACTGCCTCATCACATGGAGCCCTTAAGGAACCAGCCACCTCAGGGCCCTCAGGACAGGGAGCCTCTCTTTATAGGAG AGTGTGGAGAGTCATCACGGTTTCCAGGTCAGTGCATGTTTGATCACCCAGGGCCTGGCTCTTTGATGAACAGCGGCAgcaacctccaccaccaccagcagcagctgcccGGCCAGGCCCACATGGGCTTCGGCCCTCCTGGAGCGCCCTTCAACCAGCCAGGCCAGGGCCCGTTAGGACTGTTCCAGAGAGAACCCCCGAGACCCAATCTCCCTCCCCACCAAGGCCACCAGGGGATGGCGAACCTGAATCAACAAGGTGGTCCCCCAAACCAGCCCCGGCCTTTCATGAGCCCTCGGCAGCCATTCGGCCAGCAGGGCAACATGTTCCCCCCTCCACCAGTTCAGTTTGGGATGCAGGTACAACGAAGA GGCTTGATGCCTTCCCCTCCTGTCTCCCAGCTGCCACATCATGATCCTTTATCTCCCCATCCCatacatcagcagcagcagcagcaccaccacCATAGGCAAGAGATGCCCCATCAACAGCACCAACAGATAAATCTCAATGAGCCTCGCTCCATGACACAtcatggtcaaaatcctttccATCAGCAGCAGGGGCATGGTGGCCCCAGGCACATGAATCCCCGTTCTCAGAACCCCCCACAGAGGAACATGCCAAACAGGCAGAGAATG AACACGCCCATCTCCAAGCAAATGCAGCACCGCAACAGTAACCTACGGGAGCTCCCTGTAGCACCTGCTAACACAAACATGAACAGTTCCTCCCCCGCTGCCAGCATCAATCCTGTTGCCAGGACAACGCCGGGAACGCGTCCGGGGCAGAACACTCAGCCGACGTATGGCGGTGGCAGAGGAAGAGGCCAAGCTGCGAAGACTGAACCACAGGCTGGGGAAGCAGGCAGGGTGGTGACTCAACAACAGGAAACTCCAAACATACCGTACAGCTCAATACCACAG GACCCTGACGAAGATGAGGAGACGCGGCAGTACCGTCTGAAGATCGAGGAGCAGAAGCGTCTGAGAGAGGAGATCCTGAAGAGGAAGGAACTGCGGCGGCAAATGCAGGCTGGTGTCAGGAAGAAGGAGCTGCTGGAGAGACTTAACGCTCAGACAAGCACACAAAACCAGGACTCTACTCCTACACAGACTCAACCTTCACTACCAAATCAACAAAAGCAACACCCTGTaccacagcagcaacagcagcagcagcagcagcagcaagaacAAAACCTGCAACAGCTACAGGCTCACCAGCAGCAGAGGCCAGTTCCTCAGAGACCACAACAGTCAGTAAATCACACATTAACTAATCCTAATCAGGACAGTGCCATGCCTCCTAGCATTCCTGCCCTGATCCCTGTCCCACGCCCCAACGTCAAGTCACGCCTACAGATGGTAAAAGGGAGCCCACAGGAGCAGCAGACCCCTGGCTCAGGCCCTGAGCAGCAGTGGAAGCAaccccaacagaaccagcagcagcagcaacaacagcagcagcagcaggagccaCTTCTGCtgcaacaaagaagaaacagcTCTTTGCAGAGTGCAAACAAACCGGGCGCTCAAGTTCCTCAAAAGAACACCCCTCTTTCAGTGAGGCAAGGCCCAGCTCAGACTCTAGGACCTAAACCTGGGGCGAAAAGAACTGTGATGCAGCGAGTGAAAAATTCAGGTGTGGAAGCCCAGCAGGTGCCACAGAAAGTCAGAGTCGTCAAACTTTCAGGACCG AGTGGAAAGGGGCCCGAGGCAACCAGCAGCCCAGCGCAGCAGCAAGGCACCTGGCAAGCACCTCCACTCAACCAGAGCATCCAGAGGAAGGTGACCATGATGGGACAGCAGCAAGCGGGACCAGGTGGAACACCGCAGGCTAGCCGTGGGGGCTCGGGAGACGCACAGCAAAGCAGG GTTGTCGTATCGGGCCGGGGTCGAGGTAGAGGGACCGGTCCGATGGGACGGGGTCACCCACTACCCACTAGGCAGAGCCAGAGAGGAGCAGAGAAAGAACACAGCACTGTGTGCATCGAGGGCCTCTCCACATCTACCACTGAGTTTCAGCTTAAGAACCTCCTCATGTCTATCGGCCCTATAGAG